In Burkholderia contaminans, the following proteins share a genomic window:
- the rplP gene encoding 50S ribosomal protein L16, protein MLQPKRRKYRKEQKGRNTGKATRGNAVSFGEFGLKAIGRGRLTARQIEAARRAMTRHIKRGGRIWIRIFPDKPISQKPAEVRMGNGKGNPEYYVAEIQPGKMLYEMDGVTEELAREAFRLAAAKLPLKTAFIVRQLGA, encoded by the coding sequence ATGCTGCAACCGAAACGCAGAAAGTATCGTAAAGAGCAGAAGGGTCGTAACACCGGCAAGGCGACGCGCGGCAACGCAGTGTCGTTCGGTGAATTCGGCCTGAAGGCTATCGGTCGCGGTCGTTTGACCGCACGCCAGATTGAAGCGGCGCGTCGTGCAATGACGCGTCACATCAAGCGTGGCGGCCGCATCTGGATCCGGATCTTCCCGGACAAGCCGATTTCGCAGAAGCCGGCCGAAGTGCGTATGGGTAACGGTAAGGGTAACCCGGAGTACTACGTCGCCGAGATTCAGCCGGGCAAGATGCTCTATGAAATGGACGGCGTAACCGAAGAACTGGCACGCGAAGCGTTCCGTCTGGCTGCAGCCAAGCTGCCGCTGAAGACGGCGTTCATCGTGCGCCAGCTCGGCGCCTAA
- the rpmC gene encoding 50S ribosomal protein L29 produces MKASELLQKDQAALNKELADLLKAQFGLRMQLATQQLTNTSQLKKVRRDIARVRTVMTQKANQK; encoded by the coding sequence ATGAAGGCTTCCGAACTTCTCCAGAAAGACCAGGCCGCGCTCAACAAGGAGCTGGCGGACCTGCTGAAGGCGCAATTCGGCCTGCGCATGCAACTCGCGACCCAGCAGCTCACCAACACGAGCCAGCTGAAGAAGGTTCGTCGCGACATCGCACGTGTGCGGACCGTCATGACTCAGAAGGCGAACCAGAAATGA
- the rpsQ gene encoding 30S ribosomal protein S17: MNDSVKTSLKRTLVGRVVSNKMDKTVTVLIEHRVKHPIYGKYVVRSKKYHAHDEANTYNEGDLVEIQETRPVSKTKAWTVSRLVEAARVI; the protein is encoded by the coding sequence ATGAACGATAGCGTGAAAACCTCGCTGAAGCGGACGCTGGTCGGTCGGGTCGTCAGCAACAAGATGGACAAGACCGTCACCGTGCTGATCGAGCACCGCGTCAAGCACCCGATCTACGGCAAGTATGTCGTGCGTTCGAAGAAGTACCACGCGCACGATGAAGCGAACACCTACAACGAAGGCGATCTCGTCGAAATCCAGGAAACTCGTCCTGTTTCGAAGACGAAGGCCTGGACGGTGTCGCGCCTCGTCGAAGCAGCTCGCGTCATCTAA